In the Afipia sp. GAS231 genome, TGCGAAGGCCCCGCTCGCTCCGGTTGAAATCGCTGGTCTATCACCTGTACCAGGTCGGATGGCGGGCCATACCGATCATTGCGCTGGTGACATTCCTGATCGGCGCCATCATCGCGCAACAAGGCATCTTTCATTTTCGCAAGTTCGGTGCGGAATCTTACGTCGTCGACCTGGTCGGAATTCTTGTTCTCCGCGAAATTGGTGTCCTGATCGTCGCCATCATGGTCGCCGGGCGGTCCGGAAGCGCATACACCGCCGAACTCGGCTCAATGAAAATGCGCGAGGAAATCGACGCGCTGTCGACCATGGGCCTCGATCCGGTCGAGGTCCTGATACTTCCGCGCATCGTTGCGCTGGTCCTGGCCCTTCCGATCCTGGCTTTCATCGGCTCGATGGCCGCCCTGTATGGCGGCGGCCTCGTGGCGTGGTTCTACGGCGGGATGAGCCCGGCGATATTTCTGGCGCGGCTTCACGACGCCGTTTCTGTGACGCATTTCGAAGTCGGAATCATCAAGGCGCCCTTTATGGCACTGGTGATCGGCATCGTCGCAAGCAGCGAGGGCATGCGGGTGAAGGGAAGCGCGGAATCTCTCGGCAAGCAGACAACGATCTCGGTCGTCAAATCGATCTTTCTCGTCATCGTCCTCGACGGCGCTTTCGCCGTGTTCTTTGCATCGATCGGAATGTGACCATGCAGGAACCCGCAGAGCCGTTTGCCATTCGCGTGAGCGATCTCGTGGTGGGATTCCGTCAGCAGATCGTGATCGACCATTTGTCGCTCGACGTCCGCAAGGGCGAAATCCTCGGTCTGGTTGGCGCGTCCGGCGGCGGTAAATCCGTGCTGATGCGGACCATCATCGGGCTGATACCAAAGCGCAGCGGCCGTATCGAGGTTATGGGCAACGATATCGACAACGGCCGCAGTCGTGACGCTCACGCGGCAGCGGCGTGGGGTATTCTGTTCCAGCAGGGCGCGCTGTTCTCGTCGCTGACCGCGCTACAGAACATTCAGTTCCCGCTTCGGGAAAACATCGTCCTTTCCGAACCACTCTTGAACGAAATTGCGACCGCCAAGCTCGAGATGGTCGGGTTGACGCCGGAGGACGGGCAGAAATTTCCCTCCGAGCTATCGGGCGGAATGACCAAGCGCGTTGCCCTGGCACGCGCACTCGCACTGGACCCCGCCATCGTCTTCCTCGACGAGCCGACATCGGGACTCGATCCCATTGCGGCGGGCGACTTCGATGATCTGATCAGAACGCTGCAGGAAACGCTCGGGCTGACCGTCTTCATGGTGACCCATGATCTTGCCAGCCTGAAAACGGTCTGTGACCGCGTCGCCGCACTCGCGGACGGCAAGATCGTTGCGATCGGCCCGATGAGCGAATTGCTTCGCTCAAGTCACCCATGGGTCAAAGCGTACTTCCATGGCAAGCGCTCCCTGATGCTGCAACCGGAATCGAGCTGACAAATGGAAACCCGCGCTCCCTTCATCGTCGTCGGCGCATTCGTCCTGGCGGCCATCGGTGCCGTCTTTGGATTCGTCTACTGGCTGCACAACACCGCCGGTACCGGCGCGCGGACGGTGCATCACGTCCAGTTCGAAGGATCCGTCTCGGGACTGCTGGTTGGTGCAGCCGTGCTGTTTAATGGTATTCGCGTTGGCGAGGTTACCAATCTGGGATTGGTCGCCGGCAACCCGCGGCGGGTGGATGCGACCATCGCCGTCGCTTCGGGCACGCCTGTTCATTCCGACACAAAGGTTGGTCTGGACTTCCAGGGGCTCACGGGTGTTCCCGTGATCACCCTGGAGGGCGGCAAGGAGGTCGGTGGGTCGACCGATACGAAGATCCTGATCGCCGATCCCGCAGCCGGTCAAAGCATGACGCAGGCCGCCCGCAATGCACTCGGACGGGTCGATTCCGTGCTGGCCGAAAACGCCGAGCCGCTCAGGAACACGATCGCCAATCTGAAGACCTTTACCGATGGACTTGCCAAGAATACCGGCAGCCTCGACTCCATCGTGGCCGGCCTCGTCAAGATGACCGGAGGCAGTGAGCCGGAGAGCCCCAAGACAATCTACGACCTCAAAATTCCCCTGGACTTCGCTTCACCAAAAAAAGCGCTCAACGAGCAGCTTGTCATGCCGACGCCGACGGCGATTCTTCAGCTCGATACGCAGCGATTTCTGCTGGCGCCGAACAAGGACCTTCCGGGTTTCGCGAACGCACAATGGGCCGACAGCATTCCGAAGATGCTGCAGGTGAAGCTCATTCAGAGCTTCGAAAACTACGACATCTCTCACGCGCCGCTTCGAACGACCGACACGCCGGGAACAAATCCACAGCTTCTCGTCGACATCAGAAGCTTTCAGATCAACACCGACAATGAACTGACCGCCGAGATCGGATTTTCAGCAAGGATATTGAACAAGGACGGACAGGTCGTGGCCTCGCGGTTGTTTCAGCAGCGCAGGCGGCTCGACAAGCCCGATCCGGCGTCGGCGGTCGCCGCGTTTAATGACGCCTTCGGAAATGCTGCGACCGACCTGATCGCCTGGACCGCGGGCGCACTTTAGTACGCCGTTGAGCCTGTCTTGGGTCGTTCACGACATCCCAATAGACTGCAAAGCACAGGAGGACGAAAAGATGGAAGCAGACACGCAAGAACTCGACCGGTTGCAGTTTAAATACAAGGCAGCCGTGGAAGAATGGGTCGGCGCGATCCGGCACGAGGAAGCACTCGCTTCCGGAAATCACACGGTCACGGAAATCGACCAGTGGGAGGCTGCGCACTTTGCGGAAGACGAGATTCGCGGCCGCGTCAAAGCGGCCAAAGGCGAATACGAGGACGGACTGCGCAAGAAGTTCTTCGATTTCTAACAGCGACCAGGAGCGCGCTTGCGGCTCAGCGCGCGCTCCTGTCCTTTCGCGGGATGGGCGAGATCTGCGCCTGCGGTTACCGGGGTCCGGTATTCGCTGTCCAAAACATCGCGAACCATGTTTGGAGCCAGCTATGTCCAATCCATTGTCACCCGATCTTCTCGACAAGATGCAGGCTTACTGGCGCGCCGCGAACTACCTTTCGGTCGGCCAGATCTACCTGCAAGACAACCCGCTGCTTGAAACACCCCTTAAGCTCGAAAATATCAAGCCTCGGCTGCTTGGGCATTGGGGAACGACCACCGGGCTGAATTTCCTCTACGTGCATCTGAACCGCCTGATCAAAGACAATGATCTGAACATGATCTATGTCATCGGGCCGGGCCACGGCGGTCCTGGCATCGTGGCGCATAGCTATCTCGAAGGATCATATACCGAGCGTTACCCGGCGATCGAGCGCAGCCGGAACGGACTGCTGCGGTTGTTCCGGCAGTTTTCCTGGCCATACGGCATTCCCAGCCACGTATCGCCTGAAACGCCGGGCTCCATCCATGAGGGCGGTGAACTCGGCTATTCGCTGGCGCACGCCTATGGCGCCGCCTTTGACAATCCGGATTTGATCGTAAGTTGCATTATCGGCGACGGAGAAGCGGAAACCGGGGCGCTTGCCACCAGTTGGCATTCCAACAAATTCCTCAATCCCGCTCGCGATGGAGCCGTTCTCCCTATCCTTCATCTCAACGGGTTCAAAATTGCCAACCCGACCATTCTGGCCCGCATCAGTCGTCAGGAACTGACCGACCTGCTGCGTGGCTACGGATACGCCCCGCAATTCGTGGAGGGTGAGGATCCGGCC is a window encoding:
- a CDS encoding ABC transporter ATP-binding protein, which translates into the protein MQEPAEPFAIRVSDLVVGFRQQIVIDHLSLDVRKGEILGLVGASGGGKSVLMRTIIGLIPKRSGRIEVMGNDIDNGRSRDAHAAAAWGILFQQGALFSSLTALQNIQFPLRENIVLSEPLLNEIATAKLEMVGLTPEDGQKFPSELSGGMTKRVALARALALDPAIVFLDEPTSGLDPIAAGDFDDLIRTLQETLGLTVFMVTHDLASLKTVCDRVAALADGKIVAIGPMSELLRSSHPWVKAYFHGKRSLMLQPESS
- a CDS encoding ABC transporter permease, whose protein sequence is MNTFPLLGEATRDQTLVLSPSGSWTAVHAAILERLVNLVSPDVQKTQKLTIDMAGVRELDTLGAWLLEKIIRGAFEAGHPATVVGVAARYEGLIEDIRQVNRRKPASRAIQNPVLERLETIGRSAFGAVEDLSVFLQMLGALGSAGFGVLRRPRSLRLKSLVYHLYQVGWRAIPIIALVTFLIGAIIAQQGIFHFRKFGAESYVVDLVGILVLREIGVLIVAIMVAGRSGSAYTAELGSMKMREEIDALSTMGLDPVEVLILPRIVALVLALPILAFIGSMAALYGGGLVAWFYGGMSPAIFLARLHDAVSVTHFEVGIIKAPFMALVIGIVASSEGMRVKGSAESLGKQTTISVVKSIFLVIVLDGAFAVFFASIGM
- a CDS encoding MlaD family protein, with protein sequence METRAPFIVVGAFVLAAIGAVFGFVYWLHNTAGTGARTVHHVQFEGSVSGLLVGAAVLFNGIRVGEVTNLGLVAGNPRRVDATIAVASGTPVHSDTKVGLDFQGLTGVPVITLEGGKEVGGSTDTKILIADPAAGQSMTQAARNALGRVDSVLAENAEPLRNTIANLKTFTDGLAKNTGSLDSIVAGLVKMTGGSEPESPKTIYDLKIPLDFASPKKALNEQLVMPTPTAILQLDTQRFLLAPNKDLPGFANAQWADSIPKMLQVKLIQSFENYDISHAPLRTTDTPGTNPQLLVDIRSFQINTDNELTAEIGFSARILNKDGQVVASRLFQQRRRLDKPDPASAVAAFNDAFGNAATDLIAWTAGAL